The following is a genomic window from Tachyglossus aculeatus isolate mTacAcu1 chromosome 19, mTacAcu1.pri, whole genome shotgun sequence.
CCGGCACGGAGCCAGCGGCCGGGAGACGGAGGCAGCGGCAGCGTTCCCGGGCCGCCGGGCGCCGTCCGGAAGTCGGGAGCAGACGGAGGGCGTCCAtccgggggggcgggaggggctggGGCCGAGGCCTAGGGCTGCAGGTTGAGCGTGAATTTCCACTGCTGGGACAGGGCTGGGCCACACACCTCGACACCCAGGCCCCCGCTCCGCGCGTTGCGGCTGTCCAGGCACAGGTTACTGCCCACGTAGCGCAGCTTCGAGTTGCCCTCAATCTGCTCCCATTTCTGCACGAACACGGACACACAGAGAGGGACAGGGGACGGACACATGGACGACACAGAGAGGGTTTTGGTCACACACAGCCCGCATGCCAGCGGCTGGGCAGCCTCCGAGGTCGGGCCCGGAAAACGCACGGGGCCTCGGTAGCTTCCCTCGGCCACcctgggagctgggagggcgTCAGGGAACTGCCCCATCCGCCGTGCGACACCGAGgactccaaggcccagagaggatcAGTGACTAGCCCCAAGGCCGCCAAGCGGGACCTCCCGACTCTCAGCCTGGGCTCTGCCCGCCAAGCCCCGCGGCCCAATCTGGGCTCCTTGGCCCGGAGGGCTGAGCCGGAAGCTGCCCGCTTCACCCAGGTTGTTCAGCCCCGATCCCCGACCCGGGTGGGCCGCCATCCCTCGTCGTTAGCGCCGTGGGGCCCAAAACACAGAACTCGGCCACCGGGAATCACTCCGGTGATACCACGACCCAGATAAGGGGCCGCCCCTGCCTAGGCGGGTGGCCCCAGATGAGGCCAAACCCCGCAAAGGGTAGAGGGGCCCACAGCCCACCCCCAGAACCAGGCTGGGGGGTACCGACTCCTGTGGTCACCTTGTTCCTCGGGGGAGGCGGCCCGGCCCCACGGAAGGAGCCCGGGGCcggcagtcaggagacccaggttccagACCCACTCCTGGCccgctatgtcaccttgggcaagtcagttcacctctctgggcctcagtcagttTCATCAATTGGAAATTGATCcctggggactgtatccatcccagtgcacagtaagcaaataccacggttttatgattattactattatttggactCTCCCGGCTCCCAGCATATCCCAGGATAACCCTTTTGCTCGGAGCACCACGGTTAGGGGTCGTCTTAGAGTTGTCAGACGTGTTATTGGAAAGAATCTCCCTTCCTTTCTGCGCCCccgcctctcttccctctctctgctgtATCGGCCGGGGGCAACCTGGCGTTTGAAACACCAACCAGGCCGGCCAGCCGGGGGCTCACCCCGGGGACACATCACACGTCTCCAAGAGTGATCTCTCCTTTAACCCGGATTTCATTCAGGGCAAAATGTACTCCTCCtttgtcctgcccctgcccctcggcctccccggCTGGAGTGACTCAATGGGGGAGCCTCCCACCGGTGCCGTGCCTGCCCCCAGCCTGTCCCGCACCCCTCACCCCTGGGCCACCCCCTGCCCGGGCCTTGCCTGCCGGCTGTCGTTCTCCCTGCAGCCCTGCAGCTTCACGAGAGCGCCGGGCGTTCGCTCCACCACGGTGAGGCACAGGTCCATGTGCTTGACTGACCGGTCCTTCGTCAAGGCCCACTCCTGGAAGACGAGCCACATCAGAGGCCGGGCGGAGAAAGCACGTGGGCGGACCCGGCCTTCCCTCCAGGGCCTTCGCTCCCCTGCTCCAACCCACGCCGGCTCCACCCGGGCGCCCGCCCCGGGCAGAGCACTGACCGCTGCCTGTCCTTCCCGGACGGGGACCCTAGGGGCCTCCCAGAAATGCTTGGGGCAGAGAAGTCCCCATTGCCCACCCTCTTGTCCCACTTTCCACCCTCACCCCGCAACGGACCCAGCCAAGCGGAGAGGGCTGTCCCGCCCTCCTCGGCCCAGTGCCCGGCCGCCGGCCGTACCTGGTTTCCGCCCGCGTTGTGGCACTCGTACACACCCACCACGCCGtcagcaaagtggcctagtgtgTCCAGGCAGTTGGTGCCCTGCTGCAAGGCCCCGAACGCGATGTCCTGGTGGTCTGGGACCCTGGAAGCCGATTCCGGGGATCCCCGGCTGAACTCTGTCCCCTCCGTTCCCCAACTCCCCGCCCTCCCGGGGCCTCGGCCTGGCCcggcccaccccctgctcctgccACACACGGGTGGGGTGGCAGCAGCTGGGCCTGGGAAGAGCACGCACATGGGGCTGTGAGTCGGGAGACCTGACTTCTGGTCCCACCTCTGACCTCGGCCTGCCGGGTGACTCCCGACAAGCGATGGAgcccctctgggcctcctcttccgTACCGGTCCAATGGGGATCCCGCACTCAGACCCACCTGGGCTGGCACCggggccctcccaccccccgcaccGGCCCGGGGCCCAGGGCCGCACCTCAGTTCGGGGTAGACATTTTCCAGGTACCATTTGAAGGGTTTGCAGCTAAGTCTCTTCCTCAGCTCCAGGCGGCTCTGAATGCTGGGGTGGCGGGAGAGATCGGAGTGGGAGAACGTGGGGAGAGGGAAGCCATCATCACCCGGCCCCCCGGCGGGGGTGCGCACCGcggatggggcaggggggtggccgGGGACCAGTACCCACCCTCCAAAGGGCCCCGGGAGTCACCCCAATCTCAGAGGGGGTGTCCTGCAGGGTGCCCGACCGTGCCCATCCGGCCCTATGGAGCAGCGAGTTCCCAGCCTGCCTCCCTCCTGCACAGTTCCCGGGCCCCGGGGGTCGTTTCGGTAGGTCTGGCTGCAGAGGTTGGATGAGTGGGAGCCggaaggtggggcgggggccggATTCACTCACTTGCCGTAGGGGACGTTCCTGGCAGATGGCACGGCCGCGTAGTAGAAATTTTTGTACTCGTCCATCCACACCTCCGCGGCTCTGCGCGTGTTTCTGGAACAATCCAAAGTGACCGCCCTGTCCCCTGAGCCAGGCTCTCCGCCCAGTTCCAGCAACTGCTTCTCCCAGACCCCGCTGTCCCACCCTCACCATACGGTAAGACCCCCAACCTACATCACATTCAGGCTCTCTGCACACCATAACTAGGTGCCCAGCAGAGTGCTCTTTACACCACAGGTACTAGGGGAAACATGACCAATTAGTTGGCAGACTAACTCGCCTCCGTGGATGCCAAAGTGACTGGCAGTATGGAAAGGGAAGCTTCGATCGAGTATTTCTGAAGGGCTTGTTGCTTAGTCCTCCCTAGCCTGGTGGCTGGGCTGGACAGTCAAATGGTCCCCCAAAGATGTCTGGAGGTGCGTCAGGGGCTGGGAGCATGGGGCCACTCGGGTCAGGGTGGGCAGCGGACAGAGGCCACCGAAAGCCCCTTCCCACCACCCTGCTCCCAAGTTTCCTGACGGAACTGATGGCATGGCCTCCCTATCGGAGCAGGCCCCGGGAACTCCAACTCTACCACGCTGATGACGGAAGCCCTCCCGCCCCCGGGGACACCAGACTAGCGAAACCGGGAATGAAACTGAAGATTAAAATGCAGACCCTTTGGCAACACTCTACCGATCCTCTCAGATGCCCCAGAATGGGGGGAGGTGGTCCCCCCGTGGGGGGGGTGCTCAGCGCGGGGACTGACCTACCTGGCAAACACGGTGCCACTGCCCCCGGGGAAGGTGTAAGGGTGCTGCTTGCGGAAGACGTGGCCCACACGGCTGCAGGGGACGATCTCGAGACTCCCACCGCACTGCCACACCCGAAAGGAGATCTCTGCAACGGGAGATGGAAGGGGCTCAGCGCATCAGCCCTCGCTGGCCAGGCCGGGCCAGGGCGTCCCATCGGCATCACGGGGGCACACCGCTGGGCCCTCTACTCCAGgctctcatttcttcctgccaGAGCGGCCCTGGGCTCACCAGTCAGAGGGGCGAGGAGGgagtgaaggaagggaaggaggaggcagaggagatggtCGGGGTGGGACGGATCTGAAAGCCGTCTGGCTGTGCTGCTGCTCTGGGGCCAAACACCAAGCAGTGTCCAACCGGACCCTCTGTCCAGGTCAACAAGCCACACGGGGGGACGGCTGGGGTAGGACCACACCCAGAGACTGGGCTTTGCTCTTCCCCAGGCCGGACAGGACCTCTCTTCCATCATCACCTCGAACCCAGAGCCATGTAAGCTCCCCACCAAAACGCAGGCCCCACCAACCTACTATCGGCCACCTACCGAGCGGTCGATCACGGCGCAGTTAAACGCGCCCCAAAAATGGCCTCACGTTTCACCCCCTGACATCCCCGGCCGAGAATGGGCAGGTGGGTGGGCATCGGGTGTGATGGAGTGAGTGGCAGAGCGTGGCCCGGTCCGGGTGTGTGACACGGTCTCCCCATCCAAGCACAGTTTTGGAACGGAGATGGGGTGGCTCAGACCCGGCGCCGGAGGGGAGAGATGGTGCTACCCCGATGTAGCCGGAGGCCGCTCCCGGCCAGAGCCGGGTGCCCGGGTTGGTTACGGAGAACCCTCAGGCTCATCCGGTGGCCAGCCATGGGCGGGTCTGCAGGGGACGCATCGAGGCTGAATTGCCCCGGCTGTCGCCGGCCCTGGCCGAGCCcagtggaagatgaggagtccCCGGGGGGACTCTTCTAGAGATTCTCCCCACCCTGTGGCGAGCGCCTCTGGGGGCTCAGGACTGAGAGCTGCTGCCGGGTGTGGACTGCCGCCTAAGGACAACTTCCCTTCCCACACCCGGCCCAGCCCAGCCGGGCTTCGTTCCGGCCACTTCAGGCTCCCGGGGGTCGAGCGCGCTTTCAGGTGAGGTGGGCTGCGCGGAAGGCCCCTACCTAGGTTTTCTCCACCCCACACGTCCATCATCATGTCGTATTTCCCCAGTTCCTCAAAGTACGTCTTGTCCATCACAAACAGCCCGCCGGCGATCATTGGGgtcctaaaggggaggaagacggGATGGGGTGAGGATGGGGGCGGGCCAGTGCCGTCAGAACCCAATCGCTTTCTGGAGACATTGAGACAGACCGGGCTGTGGCCCGTTTTTCAGAGAAGGCTCTCGGCCCCGGTCCCGGGTCGGGATGACTGAGGACCATTTCTGGGCGTCATCGGTGCCCCGCGATGATTCCCAGGGTGTCAGCGCCCAAGCCCTAGGTGGGCCCATTCCGCCCTTCCCCctggctcctccccctccactggaCAAGTGGGCCTGGGCCACCGCAGACTGAGCTGCTctgagtagcagagaagcagggagggaaatggcagaacaggtggagggggagaaggaagaaggaccggggttggggaaggagagaagaaggaagagacggggcaggggagggatAACCCGCCCGCTCTCCCCTCTGGCCGAGAGGTCCCACGGGTCCTGTCGATCCCAATGCCCTGTCTGGGAAAGGCTCAGGGCATCAGCTCATGACGCATTCAAGTCTCCGCCCGGAGCTACCCAGCCTGAGTCGCTTAGGGACCCCTGCCCTCTCGAGccaggattctggggaggggagagggtctcTGCTAAGACTCCCAGCTGGGGGTCCACAAGGCTCCCAGAAGTGGGTGTGGCCCGGACCCAACTCCATCAGGAAGCGGACAAGCCCAACACCCCCCAGAACGGGAAACCGATCCAAGAGCACCACAGCCTACGAGGCCGGGATCGGggcccagacacagtccctccccgacGGTTCccgcacctcccccagccccctcgacAGTGGGGGCCCGAGACCGTACTTTATGGGGGCCACCGGATTGCCCTGCCGGGCGCGGCGCTGCTCCGGGGTCATGTAATCCCATTTGAAGACCAAATTCCAATCAAAACCTGCAACACACAGGAAACAGAT
Proteins encoded in this region:
- the GALNT2 gene encoding polypeptide N-acetylgalactosaminyltransferase 2 encodes the protein MRRRSRLLLCFAVLWALGIAYYVYSGGSAALAGAGASGAGSGAGRKEDWNEIDPVKKKDAHGTNGEDKAQSVETLPPGKVRWQDFNQEAYVGVTMVRSGQDPYARNKFNQVESDKLRMDRAVPDTRHDQCQRKQWRVDLPATSVVITFHNEARSALLRTVASVLKKSPPHLVKEIILVDDYSNDPEDGALLGKIEKVRVLRNDRREGLMRSRVRGADAAQARVLTFLDSHCECNEHWLEPLLERVAEDRTRVVSPIIDVINMDNFQYVGASADLKGGFDWNLVFKWDYMTPEQRRARQGNPVAPIKTPMIAGGLFVMDKTYFEELGKYDMMMDVWGGENLEISFRVWQCGGSLEIVPCSRVGHVFRKQHPYTFPGGSGTVFARNTRRAAEVWMDEYKNFYYAAVPSARNVPYGNIQSRLELRKRLSCKPFKWYLENVYPELRVPDHQDIAFGALQQGTNCLDTLGHFADGVVGVYECHNAGGNQEWALTKDRSVKHMDLCLTVVERTPGALVKLQGCRENDSRQKWEQIEGNSKLRYVGSNLCLDSRNARSGGLGVEVCGPALSQQWKFTLNLQP